Part of the Faecalibacterium duncaniae genome, CCGATTTGCCGCAGGGCTGCTTGTACCTGTTCGGTTGTGGTAGGCAGGTCCAGCCAAACGCCATCTCTGCCTTGCTGCTGCCGATTTTGCAGCTGGATGGAAAATAATTCGCTCATTTGGTCACACTCCTTTTTTGCTATCCTACGGATAGAGAGAGCCGGTTATGGCAAAATGAATGCTTCACCTTACCATAACCGGCCCTCGTATTTTTGCCTTACTCTTTGCGCTCTACCCGGTAATTGACGTACTTGCCTCCCGTATCTGCCAGAAGCACCGTTGCATCATAGGTTTTGCCTGTCTTTTCGGAATAGAGGCCCTTGACCTTTGCCTTACCGTTTTTGAGCAGAGCAGCGGCGATCTTCGGTGTGAACGCCTTTTTGCGCTGCTCAAAGAAGCGGTCATTCTTCCACATCACGAACTGACAGCTACGATTCCCGCAGTAGAAGTTTTTCTTGCCCTCATAGACGTTTTCACTGCACCGGGGACACTTGCCGATAATAACCCGTTCCGACTGGAACAGGTTTTGCTTATCTGCACTGATACAAGAATAGGTCTTGACCAGCTGACGCACCTGCGCTTCAATTTCGGCCATGAACTCGTCCGGGTCTGCATTGCCCTTGGCAATCTCGGTCAGGCGATTTTCCCATTCGGCGGTCAGGACGGGAGAGGTCAGGCTTTCCGGCAGAACCACCGCCAGATTGATGCCGTCCTTGGTGGGGACAAGCTGTTTGCCTTTGCGCTGCACAAAGCCTATTTGCACCAGTTTTTCCAGAATCGCGGCACGGGTGGCGGGAGTACCCAGCCCCTTACGTTCCGCTTGGCCCAGGCCACCCTCTCTTGCTCCTGCGGAGCAATTCACCTTGTCCTCCGGCATGTCCTCGGCCCCTGCCCGCTCCATTGCCGACAGGAGCGTATCTTCGGTGTAGGCTTTTGGCGGGGACGTGAAATGTTCCGAAATGTCAGTTGTCACGGAAAAGTTCTGTCCCTCGGTCAGTTCCGGCAGGGTGTTCAGGGTTTCCGTTTCTTCTTCGCCGTCTGTTTTCAGGGTGGAGCGGAACCTCTGGTCGATCTCTTTCCAACCGGGAACAAGCACGGTCTTTCCCTTGGCGGCGAACTCGTTCCCTGCACAGGAGAACACAGCAGTCACAGTTTCGTACTCATGGGGTGCAGCCACGGCGCAGAGCAGCTTGGAGCAGACAAGGTTCATCAGCTTGCATTCACTCTCGGCAAGACCAGTGAAACCCTGCTTTACAAATTCGGACGTGGGGATGATGGCGTGGTGGTCCGATACCTTTTTGCTGTTCAGCACCCGGCCTACTTCCGCAGTCAGCGCAAGTCCTTGGGCAAAGGGCAGCAGCCCCAGTAGGTCAGACACAAGATGCTGTGCCGTCCGGCCCATGTCCTCGGTCAGATATTGGCTGTCTGTGCGGGGATAGGTCAGCAGTTTCTTTTCGTAAAGCTGCTGAGCGTAATCAAGGGTCTGCTTGGCCGTGAAACCGAACAGGCGGTTTGCCTCCCGCTGCAAGGTGGTCAGGTCATAGAGCTTGGGCGGCTGTTCCGTCTTTTTCTCACGCCGAATGGATACGCAGACTGCATTTGCACCCGTGCATTTTTCTTTGAGCAAATTTGCGGCTTCTGCATCCGAAATTCGCTCACTGTCCGCTTTCAGGCTGCCGGACTGGATACCGACCGTGTAATATTTTTCTTTCTGGAAGCGCAGGATTTTTGCATCCCGGTCCACCAGCATTTTCAATGTCGGTGTCTGTACGCGGCCCACGGTCAGAGTCTTGTGGTACAGCACCGAAAACAGCCGCGTTGCATTGATGCCCACCAGCCAATCCGCCTTTGCACGGCAGAGGGCCGATTGATACAGAGCATCATAATCCGAATCCGGGCGCAGGTTTGCAAAGCCCTCCCGGATAGCGGCATCCTCCATGCTGGAAATCCAGAGCCGCTTTACGGGTTTCGTGCAGCCGGCCATTTGGTAGACGAAACGGAAAATCAGTTCTCCCTCCCGGCCTGCATCGGTCGCGGCGGTCACACTGTCCACATCCGGGCGGTTGAGCAGAGAGCGCACAATTTCAAACTGCTGTTTCTTTTCGTCCGGGACAATGAACTGCCACGGCTGGGGCAGGATGGGCAAATCCTCATACCGCCACTTACAGTATTTTTCATCGTACTGGCCCGCCTCGGCAAAGGACACCAGATGCCCGATGCACCAGCTGACCAGATACCCGCCGCCCTGCCAATAGCCGTTTTGCTTTTCAGTGGCCCCGATCACGGCGGCGATGCTACGGGCCACACTGGGCTTTTCGGCAATCACCAGCTGAAAACTCATGTTTCGTCCTCCTGTCCGTCC contains:
- a CDS encoding DNA topoisomerase 3, which codes for MSFQLVIAEKPSVARSIAAVIGATEKQNGYWQGGGYLVSWCIGHLVSFAEAGQYDEKYCKWRYEDLPILPQPWQFIVPDEKKQQFEIVRSLLNRPDVDSVTAATDAGREGELIFRFVYQMAGCTKPVKRLWISSMEDAAIREGFANLRPDSDYDALYQSALCRAKADWLVGINATRLFSVLYHKTLTVGRVQTPTLKMLVDRDAKILRFQKEKYYTVGIQSGSLKADSERISDAEAANLLKEKCTGANAVCVSIRREKKTEQPPKLYDLTTLQREANRLFGFTAKQTLDYAQQLYEKKLLTYPRTDSQYLTEDMGRTAQHLVSDLLGLLPFAQGLALTAEVGRVLNSKKVSDHHAIIPTSEFVKQGFTGLAESECKLMNLVCSKLLCAVAAPHEYETVTAVFSCAGNEFAAKGKTVLVPGWKEIDQRFRSTLKTDGEEETETLNTLPELTEGQNFSVTTDISEHFTSPPKAYTEDTLLSAMERAGAEDMPEDKVNCSAGAREGGLGQAERKGLGTPATRAAILEKLVQIGFVQRKGKQLVPTKDGINLAVVLPESLTSPVLTAEWENRLTEIAKGNADPDEFMAEIEAQVRQLVKTYSCISADKQNLFQSERVIIGKCPRCSENVYEGKKNFYCGNRSCQFVMWKNDRFFEQRKKAFTPKIAAALLKNGKAKVKGLYSEKTGKTYDATVLLADTGGKYVNYRVERKE